One genomic window of Carassius auratus strain Wakin chromosome 14, ASM336829v1, whole genome shotgun sequence includes the following:
- the LOC113113328 gene encoding fos-related antigen 1-like, with product MGRSYSVAGSNQCCAQSQCHNFKPGPQWMLQPSILGAPGPPRALRPSYPLLPRIQSMNPQLSQSHQSRPGVIRAAMAVGSSTRSRNDEHLSPEELERRRIRRERNKMAAAKCRNRRRELTDTLQNQTDQLEDEKSRLQKEIAELQKEKEKLELVLEAHRPICKVQDSDSDSDSNGDLPTLSGIKIEPVDTDLPGPSRESKHHAKLKFNKPKPKIIIPPPASASTVTSIPLETESLHTPVLISTPSLTPFTASLVFSYPSSSLDTSSASSSQALNLAGSHSTSQSSQHPQPCGVAHRRSSSSGDQSDHSLNSPTILTL from the exons ATGG GCAGAAGTTATTCTGTGGCAGGATCCAATCAGTGTTGTGCCCAGTCTCAATGCCATAACTTCAAACCAGGACCTCAATGGATGCTTCAGCCCTCCATTCTAGGCGCCCCGGGACCTCCCAGGGCACTTCGACCATCCTACCCACTGCTGCCAAGAATCCAATCTATGAATCCTCAACTTTCCCAATCACATCAGTCCCGGCCGGGTGTTATTAGAGCAGCTATGGCTGTTGGCAGCTCAACGAGAAGCAGAAATGATGAACAT CTATCCCCTGAGGAACTTGAGCGGCGTAGAATTAGAAGGGAACGTAACAAAATGGCTGCGGCTAAGTGCAGGAATCGTCGGCGTGAACTGACTGACACATTGCAAAAT CAAACTGACCAGCTAGAGGATGAAAAATCACGTCTGCAGAAGGAGATCGCTGAGCTtcagaaggagaaagagaagcTTGAGTTGGTTCTTGAAGCCCATAGACCCATCTGCAAAGTCCAGGACTCGGATTCAGACTCTGACTCCAACGGTGACCTCCCGACGCTGAGTGGAATCAAGATTGAACCTGTGGACACTGACCTTCCTGGACCTTCAAGAGAATCAAAGCATCACGCCAAGCTTAAGTTTAATAAACCCAAGCCCAAAATTATCATCCCACCTCCTGCTTCAGCCTCCACCGTCACCAGCATACCTTTGGAAACAGAGTCTCTTCATACCCCTGTTCTCATCTCCACTCCATCTCTGACCCCTTTTACGGCCAGCCTTGTCTTCAGCTACCCCTCTTCTTCACTGGATACCAGCTCTGCGTCTTCATCCCAAGCTCTCAATCTCGCCGGCTCTCACAGTACCAGCCAGTCTTCTCAACACCCTCAGCCGTGTGGCGTCGCTCATCGCCGCAGCAGCAGCAGTGGAGATCAGTCAGATCACTCTCTCAATTCACCAACCATCCTCACCCTTTAA
- the LOC113114176 gene encoding coiled-coil domain-containing protein 85B-like gives MGSDSEILNRELSKMSDEDLLDCSKEELVSRLRREESEKMSALIQRGRLIKEVNKQLQGHLLEIRELKVINQRLQEENQELRDLCCFLDDDRLKVKKLAREWQLFGHHAAKVMREDLGGYLKKLADLERMQDGLVKENLDLKELCLVLEEECVSRSDSSPGGSTDLNIPCMVARDVGDGSSSTGSVGSPDQMHLVCSPDD, from the coding sequence ATGGGGAGCGACAGTGAAATACTGAACCGGGAGCTGTCAAAGATGTCCGATGAAGACTTGCTGGATTGTTCTAAGGAAGAGCTGGTGAGTCGACTCCGCAGAGAAGAATCGGAAAAGATGTCGGCTCTCATACAGCGCGGTCGATTAATCAAGGAGGTCAATAAACAACTGCAGGGACATCTGCTTGAAATCAGGGAACTCAAAGTCATCAACCAGAGGCTGCAAGAGGAGAACCAGGAACTTCGGGATTTGTGCTGCTTTCTGGACGACGACCGTCTGAAAGTGAAGAAGCTCGCCCGTGAGTGGCAACTATTCGGTCATCACGCTGCTAAAGTGATGCGCGAGGACCTCGGCGGATACCTCAAGAAGCTCGCCGACCTCGAGCGGATGCAAGACGGTCTGGTGAAGGAGAACCTGGATCTGAAGGAACTTTGTTTGGTGCTGGAGGAAGAGTGCGTGAGCAGAAGTGATTCCAGCCCTGGTGGCTCCACGGATCTCAACATACCGTGTATGGTGGCCCGGGACGTGGGTGACGGGAGCTCCAGCACCGGGAGTGTTGGCAGTCCAGACCAGATGCACTTGGTGTGTTCACCAGATGACTGA
- the LOC113114175 gene encoding transcription factor HES-7-like, with protein MSKQAADIPEQKDSRRVPKPLMEKRRRDRINQSLETLRMLLIENTHDEKLKNPKVEKAEILESVVHFLRADQGLGTDPFKITRGKRARTEESDEDLSSPSKCQNYHDGMRTCLIRVSNFIASKSHEFGQGVEKACGNLHKSHSMQAQLLSTPSCRETQVHLNEDSSLPAQQHHTCVQLSNSCTPSGCAKLAQRTVLSAPTMTSSPKQPAVLCDAVWRPW; from the exons ATGAGTAAACAAGCTGCTGACATACCAGAACAAAAAGACTCGAGACGG GTCCCCAAACCTCTCATGGAGAAAAGAAGGAGAGATCGCATTAATCAAAGCCTAGAAACTCTGAGGATGCTTTTAATTGAGAATACACACGATGAG AAACTCAAGAACCCTAAAGTCGAAAAGGCTGAAATCCTGGAAAGTGTTGTGCACTTCTTAAGAGCTGACCAAGGCCTGGGGACTGACCCTTTTAAAATCACCAGAGGAAAAAGAGCACGCACAGAGGAGTCTGATGAGGACCTGAGTTCACCTAGCAAATGTCAGAACTACCATGATGGAATGAGGACATGTCTGATACGAGTCAGCAATTTTATTGCTAGCAAGAGCCATGAGTTTGGACAGGGAGTGGAGAAAGCATGTGGAAACCTTCACAAATCACACTCAATGCAAGCCCAGCTACTGTCCACACCATCCTGCAGAGAAActcaggtgcatctcaatgagGACTCATCACTGCCAGCACAGCAGCATCACACTTGTGTCCAACTGAGCAATTCTTGCACACCATCTGGCTGTGCGAAGCTAGCACAAAGAACTGTTCTGTCTGCTCCCACCATGACTTCAAGTCCTAAGCAACCTGCTGTGCTCTGTGATGCTGTCTGGAGACCTTGGTAG
- the LOC113114172 gene encoding acidic fibroblast growth factor intracellular-binding protein B-like: MSVELDVFVGNTTIMDKEVYQLWLNGYTVNDAVKVRIEGGVMEECEASAEVLLSDTMDQYRTFQMCERLLHHPAKLANQLLFQIPPDRQAMLIERYYAFDDLFVREVLGKKLSKGTKKDLDDVSTKTGITLKSCRRQFDNFKRVFKVVEELKGPLVENIRQHFLLPDQLARDYAAIVFFANNRFETGKKKLQYLTFQDFAFCAGQLINNWTLGAVDNMMEDMDVDLDKEFLQDLKDLKILITDKDLLDQHKSLVCTALRGKTNVYNEMEANFKNLSRGLVNIAAKLINAKDVRDFFIDLVEKFIEPCRSDKWTSIDMNLYLTHYTNSAHILDTFKHHAVWTRYMGVIKSCILRLYHD; this comes from the exons ATGTCTGTGGAGTTGGATGTATTTGTTGGAAACACCACCATAATGGACAAAGAAGTGTATCAGCTATGGCTAAATGGATATACAG TGAATGATGCAGTGAAGGTGCGGATAGAAGGAGGTGTGATGGAGGAGTGTGAGGCGAGTGCAGAAGTGCTGCTCAGTGACACAATGGACCAGTACAGGACTTTTCAGATGTGCGAGAGACTTTTGCACCACCCGGCGAAACTAGCCAATCAGCTGCTATTTCAGATACCACCAGACAGACAAGCCATGCTCATTGAAAG GTATTATGCTTTTGATGATTTGTTTGTTCGAGAGGTTCTGGGAAAGAAGCTCTCCAAAGGAACCAAAAAAGACCTTGATGATGTTAGTACAAAGACAGGCATTACGTTGAAGAGCTGCAGAAGACAG TTTGACAACTTCAAGCGAGTATTCAAAGTGGTGGAAGAACTCAAAGGCCCCCTGGTGGAAAACATACGGCAACACTTTCTGCTACCTGATCAATTAGCCAG AGACTATGCTGCAATAGTGTTCTTTGCCAATAATCGTTTTGAGACGGGGAAGAAAAAGTTGCAGTATCTAACCTTCCAGGACTTTGCCTTCTGTGCTGGGCAGCTCATCAACAACTGGACTCTAGGAGCTGTGG ATAACATGATGGAGGACATGGATGTAGATCTGGATAAGGAATTCCTTCAAGACCTCAAAGACCTCAAAATTCTAATCACAGATAAGGATCTCTTAGATCAACACAAAag TTTAGTGTGCACTGCTCTGCGGGGGAAAACCAATGTCTACAATGAGATGGAAGCCAATTTTAAG AATCTTTCAAGGGGCCTTGTAAATATTGCTGCCAAATTAATCAACGCAAAAGATGTTCGTGATTTCTTCATCGACCTTGTTGAAAAG TTTATCGAACCTTGTCGATCAGACAAATGGACATCAATAGACATGAACCTCTACCTTACTCATTATACTAACTCGGCACATATCCTTGACACCTTCAA acACCATGCTGTCTGGACCAGGTACATGGGAGTTATCAAAAGTTGCATCCTTAGACTGTACCACGACTGA